The following proteins are co-located in the Dyadobacter chenwenxiniae genome:
- a CDS encoding tape measure protein, whose translation MAETVGGANIRITGSSTGFITALSQARQEAALFVREVNSNVSSAYRAADAQQKVFRNGLTRLGTELKSIGSQLSVFGSLPALFAAGTAYKTFADLEKLEIGLKGYGESLKTVRELAKLPNVSIQGAAQSLLQLRAVGVESQFAQRSITAFANALTAAGKSSIDLNPALTNVVQMLSTGIVSAVDVKELANRIPQARRALIEAFGTASGEELTKLGVDKVVEGLIKELEKIPPVAGGAGMALEKLGDDAKFGLASIGESLDKAFGVTKAINEVSEMIGGLTEKFQSLDPKTQKAILGFAGMATVIPVLITAIGGAISITAMFAAGIGVATGTVFAIAAAVAIAGTAIIANWDDIKTSVGDTSIWKTMADVAGSSLSALVELFKVAANLITGDWGNMGISLVNVLSHIGNAGVKILGGLLKFLPSAMGLITGIDTSFLTKGIDKLVNALTIQIPKGAGFSTAAIDNLRKKFNDLVGGGIGNIPKVDPKAPKGRGVAVPKDLTELGFINWQIDLASKVYKDQKAIKDATNTYKELVGVVKALNIERLKLSNSTGSTIGNSTYAGREVAKNRLGAIGDLRTGQTLDSLNRSIAKNKFGDTIRESASLELSDFVGGNSLSDIRQYFNQITQIAGESNNEYAKRVYSIVDGTKDLSSGLTSALKTAAADVAYGFGEMLGNLMSGAGGIEQFGKRVMGSLANMMKEMGKSLIATGTAGIALKVFAKNPALALVAGIGLVALGTAAQNKLNSQAESGLTKFANSGMAYRKMVAVVGDNPNARHDPEIIAPKSMVEKTIQKSISNMGGHGNGNGFIAEARISGQDLLILISQAQDRNKNIRGF comes from the coding sequence ATGGCCGAAACCGTTGGTGGCGCTAACATAAGAATTACCGGTAGTTCAACTGGTTTTATTACAGCACTAAGTCAAGCTCGTCAAGAGGCGGCTCTTTTTGTGCGTGAAGTGAATTCTAACGTTTCTTCTGCTTACCGCGCGGCTGATGCCCAACAAAAAGTTTTTAGAAATGGATTGACAAGGCTGGGGACTGAATTAAAAAGCATCGGTTCTCAGCTTTCTGTGTTTGGCAGCCTGCCAGCTCTTTTCGCAGCCGGCACAGCATATAAGACGTTTGCGGATCTCGAAAAACTGGAAATTGGATTAAAGGGTTACGGCGAGTCTTTAAAAACTGTTCGTGAGCTCGCTAAGCTTCCAAACGTTAGCATTCAGGGTGCGGCCCAATCGCTGCTCCAACTACGTGCTGTCGGGGTTGAATCTCAATTCGCCCAGCGCAGTATTACAGCTTTCGCAAATGCTCTTACTGCGGCTGGAAAGTCATCGATAGACTTAAATCCAGCGCTCACTAACGTTGTTCAAATGTTGTCAACAGGCATAGTAAGCGCCGTTGATGTTAAAGAACTGGCGAACAGGATTCCGCAGGCAAGAAGGGCATTGATTGAAGCGTTTGGAACCGCGTCGGGTGAGGAGTTGACAAAGTTAGGAGTAGATAAAGTCGTTGAGGGGCTCATAAAAGAGCTCGAGAAAATACCGCCCGTTGCCGGTGGCGCCGGAATGGCGCTGGAAAAACTTGGCGATGATGCAAAGTTCGGATTAGCTAGCATCGGTGAATCACTGGATAAGGCGTTTGGTGTTACCAAGGCCATCAATGAGGTTTCGGAAATGATTGGCGGGTTGACAGAGAAGTTTCAATCCCTTGATCCAAAAACACAAAAGGCGATACTAGGTTTTGCTGGAATGGCAACAGTAATTCCTGTTCTAATTACAGCCATAGGCGGAGCAATTTCAATCACCGCAATGTTTGCGGCCGGAATTGGGGTTGCAACCGGCACGGTATTCGCTATTGCTGCGGCTGTTGCAATAGCGGGCACGGCCATAATCGCCAATTGGGACGACATCAAAACTTCCGTCGGAGATACGTCTATTTGGAAGACAATGGCGGATGTTGCAGGTTCCTCTTTAAGTGCCCTGGTAGAACTCTTTAAAGTAGCGGCAAACCTCATTACTGGTGACTGGGGTAACATGGGTATCAGCCTGGTTAATGTCCTGAGTCATATCGGGAATGCAGGGGTGAAAATACTTGGAGGGCTGTTAAAGTTTCTGCCATCAGCTATGGGCCTAATTACAGGAATCGATACCAGCTTCCTAACAAAGGGGATTGATAAGCTTGTTAATGCGCTCACTATCCAAATTCCGAAAGGTGCCGGTTTTTCAACAGCCGCAATCGACAACCTGAGAAAGAAATTTAATGATCTTGTTGGAGGCGGAATTGGCAATATCCCAAAAGTAGATCCAAAAGCACCCAAAGGTCGTGGTGTAGCGGTACCAAAAGATCTTACAGAGCTGGGCTTCATTAACTGGCAGATCGACCTTGCATCTAAGGTTTACAAAGACCAAAAAGCGATCAAGGACGCTACCAACACATACAAAGAGTTGGTGGGGGTAGTTAAGGCTCTAAACATTGAGCGGTTAAAACTGAGTAATTCTACTGGCTCAACGATTGGGAATTCGACTTATGCGGGAAGGGAAGTAGCGAAAAATCGACTTGGCGCCATCGGTGATTTGCGAACCGGACAAACGCTGGATAGCTTAAACCGGAGTATTGCAAAGAATAAATTTGGAGACACCATAAGGGAGTCCGCATCGCTAGAATTATCTGATTTTGTTGGCGGCAACAGCCTCAGTGATATTCGGCAATACTTCAATCAAATCACTCAAATAGCCGGAGAATCCAATAACGAGTATGCCAAACGTGTCTATTCAATTGTCGACGGTACAAAAGACCTAAGTTCTGGACTTACCTCTGCGCTCAAAACGGCCGCAGCGGATGTTGCTTATGGTTTTGGTGAAATGTTAGGCAACCTAATGTCCGGCGCGGGAGGCATTGAGCAGTTTGGCAAAAGAGTAATGGGTTCGCTGGCCAATATGATGAAGGAGATGGGTAAATCTCTGATCGCTACCGGTACGGCTGGTATTGCCTTAAAAGTGTTCGCTAAAAATCCAGCCCTGGCACTAGTCGCCGGTATCGGCTTGGTCGCGTTGGGTACGGCTGCACAAAACAAACTCAACTCACAAGCAGAAAGCGGGCTCACCAAGTTTGCAAATAGTGGTATGGCGTACCGCAAGATGGTTGCAGTTGTAGGTGACAACCCAAATGCACGGCACGACCCTGAAATCATTGCTCCGAAATCTATGGTCGAAAAAACGATCCAAAAAAGCATCTCGAACATGGGCGGACATGGTAACGGAAACGGATTCATTGCCGAGGCGCGCATCAGCGGACAAGACTTGCTGATCTTGATTAGTCAGGCGCAAGACAGAAACAAAAATATAAGAGGATTCTAA
- a CDS encoding phage head completion protein has product MAKRQTTGPGIYDRRIAILRPQTIVNDFNEEFTGEMKVVYTGVAANREDTSKTDAEDVVSNVMRSILFYDYRIRFMVGLDIKTSWQIKDLFDGRIYKIIAPVSEVGRREGLLIKTQYIE; this is encoded by the coding sequence ATGGCAAAACGACAGACGACAGGCCCCGGAATTTACGACCGCAGGATTGCTATTTTACGTCCACAGACGATTGTAAACGATTTTAATGAAGAGTTCACTGGTGAGATGAAGGTGGTCTATACTGGCGTTGCCGCGAATAGAGAAGACACATCGAAAACAGACGCTGAGGATGTAGTAAGCAATGTAATGAGGTCGATTCTATTTTATGACTATCGGATTCGATTCATGGTGGGGCTTGACATTAAAACAAGTTGGCAAATCAAAGATTTGTTTGACGGGAGAATTTACAAGATCATCGCGCCGGTATCGGAAGTTGGTAGGAGGGAAGGTTTGTTGATTAAAACACAATACATTGAGTGA
- a CDS encoding phage major capsid protein, producing the protein MKKTLKELLDERALKFGEAETLADESDKRELTAEERTLFTTRTSEVLVLDEVIASKRQIESFQLGRAAYVGSGEEGNRDTSKGDQRDLAGYNLNKALLAKLDNRALDGIEAEVQQMAEARAKEDGIKLTGNGIVVLDEVLQKRGQTVTLQTTNPGDQGGVLVEKKLQGVLEVLQANTFLDEVGARFMTGLTGDLVFPVQETMPIIQELTEIEAMNDSEILFSSFEMKPARRGTTVPISRQLLIQSSIDMQNFTINAIGEALAQKMNAEAISNLLTIITLANGNLLALGLNGAAPTYNDIVALEALVDGYNHKRGTPKYLTNTKVKAKLKTTQKFTGTNGDPVYNDDNELNGYKAVISNIVPSNLTKGTATNVASAIVYGNFSDFMVGMWGGTEYIIDPFAKKKSAQIEITANAFWNMKAARVKSFSGIKDALTA; encoded by the coding sequence ATGAAAAAAACGCTTAAAGAGCTGCTTGATGAGCGTGCTCTAAAATTCGGAGAAGCCGAGACATTGGCAGACGAATCCGACAAACGCGAATTGACAGCTGAAGAGCGGACCCTTTTCACAACTCGCACGAGTGAAGTGCTTGTTCTTGATGAGGTAATTGCCAGTAAGAGGCAAATTGAGTCTTTCCAACTTGGTCGGGCAGCTTACGTTGGTTCAGGTGAAGAAGGGAATCGCGATACATCGAAAGGTGATCAGCGTGATCTTGCGGGCTATAACCTTAATAAGGCGCTGTTAGCCAAACTCGACAACCGCGCCTTGGATGGTATTGAAGCAGAGGTTCAGCAAATGGCGGAAGCCCGAGCAAAAGAAGACGGCATCAAACTTACCGGTAACGGGATTGTTGTTTTGGATGAAGTTTTGCAAAAACGCGGTCAAACTGTAACGTTGCAAACGACGAATCCGGGCGATCAGGGCGGTGTGCTAGTTGAGAAAAAACTGCAAGGCGTTCTTGAAGTATTGCAGGCTAACACCTTCCTAGATGAGGTTGGCGCACGGTTTATGACTGGATTAACCGGTGACTTAGTTTTCCCAGTACAGGAAACAATGCCTATTATTCAGGAGCTGACAGAAATTGAGGCCATGAATGACAGTGAAATCCTGTTCAGTTCATTCGAAATGAAGCCAGCGCGTAGAGGCACAACTGTACCTATTTCTCGTCAGCTGCTTATTCAATCTTCCATTGATATGCAGAATTTCACAATCAATGCGATTGGTGAGGCGCTTGCACAGAAGATGAATGCTGAGGCGATTTCAAACCTTCTGACGATCATAACATTGGCTAATGGTAACCTGTTGGCTCTTGGACTAAACGGAGCAGCTCCAACTTACAATGATATCGTTGCTCTTGAAGCGTTAGTTGATGGATACAACCACAAACGCGGCACTCCTAAGTATCTGACCAACACGAAAGTGAAGGCCAAATTGAAGACTACTCAGAAGTTTACAGGCACAAACGGAGATCCTGTTTACAACGATGACAATGAATTGAACGGATACAAGGCCGTGATTTCAAACATCGTACCATCCAATTTGACGAAGGGAACAGCTACAAACGTCGCATCTGCAATCGTTTATGGTAATTTCTCTGATTTTATGGTTGGAATGTGGGGCGGAACTGAGTACATCATTGACCCATTTGCGAAGAAGAAGTCAGCGCAAATCGAAATCACTGCCAATGCATTCTGGAACATGAAAGCGGCCCGCGTGAAATCCTTTTCAGGAATTAAAGACGCTTTAACAGCGTAA
- a CDS encoding HK97 family phage prohead protease has translation METRVLPQEFSEVRAIQNEEGVWHIPGKGIVFNQRSRKIGWFHEIIDSRALEGARIDDAISCYNHNMNHILGSVRNKTVSYNITSDYLEYDILPPDNQTTRDIVIAPIVRRDVTGSSFMFNAVQKGGDEWVQEADGIIVRYVKKIEEVYEFGPVSMPAYMNTTTDVAKRSFDDFIKENKQQEIQYRSQFARMKVALLR, from the coding sequence ATGGAAACAAGGGTGCTTCCGCAGGAGTTCAGCGAGGTTAGAGCGATCCAGAATGAAGAAGGCGTCTGGCACATTCCAGGCAAGGGCATCGTGTTCAATCAAAGATCCCGGAAGATAGGTTGGTTCCATGAGATAATTGATTCCAGGGCATTAGAAGGAGCACGGATAGATGACGCGATTTCATGCTATAACCACAACATGAATCACATTTTGGGCTCAGTCCGGAATAAAACAGTGAGCTACAATATCACTTCCGACTATTTGGAATATGATATTCTGCCGCCGGACAATCAGACCACCCGGGACATAGTGATTGCGCCGATTGTACGCAGAGACGTAACGGGAAGTTCCTTCATGTTCAATGCTGTGCAAAAAGGAGGTGACGAATGGGTCCAGGAGGCAGACGGAATTATAGTTCGGTATGTCAAAAAAATTGAGGAGGTCTACGAATTCGGGCCCGTATCAATGCCTGCCTACATGAATACAACAACGGACGTAGCCAAGCGGTCATTTGACGACTTTATCAAGGAAAACAAGCAGCAAGAAATTCAGTACAGGAGCCAGTTTGCCAGAATGAAAGTGGCCCTGTTAAGATAG
- a CDS encoding phage portal protein has product MANWLSNLIGRSTFVPTPAISIVPIAEERSVLASVADDGDVFLKKLGLEHLRAHVTAKNAMGLATFYGCVKFISNQIASLPYNVYRSELGQGAMKQSKHPLNYVLETRFNKNMAPLVAKRAMLLNCLVHGWSVAEIKRNRARHTIEIQPYPCSQVYILHDRESDSYFFDIPHLNKKLSQDDVIFLKDLDFDGATGGSIISWQHQTIEIDLTAKEFAAKFFRNGTFMGGIIENPAMANAKTEEVAKGIKSQVVKAFDNGDGIAVFAPGVKFHPIGLSPADSRLLEIFEMSDKDIAKMFNLSLSMIGDTEVQSSWGSGVEQMYTILTNSVLVPIARQIEEEVDYKCFRGDDLQNGYYTKHNFKGLLRGDWKTQSEHLQRMVTSGIYTPDEARYYDDMGPLPKGTGNRAYMNGTMTPLELIDEVKTSKRNGNKGASAGVQRG; this is encoded by the coding sequence TTGGCTAATTGGCTTTCAAATCTCATTGGGAGGAGCACATTCGTTCCAACACCAGCAATCAGCATTGTGCCAATTGCAGAGGAGCGATCTGTATTAGCTTCCGTAGCGGATGATGGCGATGTTTTCTTAAAGAAGCTAGGTCTTGAACACCTAAGGGCGCACGTAACGGCTAAAAATGCAATGGGTTTAGCAACCTTTTACGGTTGCGTGAAATTCATTTCGAACCAGATTGCAAGCTTACCGTATAATGTTTACCGTTCGGAGCTGGGCCAGGGTGCAATGAAGCAATCAAAGCATCCATTAAACTACGTTTTAGAGACGCGGTTTAACAAGAACATGGCCCCGCTCGTGGCAAAGAGAGCGATGCTACTCAACTGCCTGGTGCATGGGTGGTCAGTGGCTGAAATCAAACGAAATCGAGCAAGGCATACTATTGAAATTCAACCATATCCATGCAGTCAAGTTTACATTTTGCACGATAGGGAGTCAGATAGCTATTTTTTTGATATCCCTCATTTGAATAAGAAGCTGTCACAAGATGATGTGATTTTTCTTAAAGATTTAGATTTTGACGGAGCTACGGGCGGCTCGATTATTAGCTGGCAACACCAAACGATTGAGATTGATCTAACAGCGAAGGAATTTGCGGCAAAGTTTTTCAGGAACGGAACATTTATGGGCGGGATCATCGAAAATCCAGCCATGGCAAATGCCAAAACAGAAGAAGTTGCAAAGGGAATCAAGAGTCAGGTAGTAAAAGCTTTTGATAACGGTGACGGAATAGCAGTTTTTGCGCCGGGGGTTAAATTTCACCCGATTGGATTATCTCCTGCCGACTCCCGGCTTCTGGAAATTTTCGAGATGTCAGATAAAGACATCGCAAAGATGTTCAATCTGAGCCTTTCAATGATTGGAGATACCGAAGTGCAGAGCAGTTGGGGAAGTGGAGTGGAGCAGATGTACACGATTCTAACTAATTCAGTATTAGTCCCGATAGCTCGGCAAATTGAAGAAGAGGTTGACTATAAATGCTTTCGCGGGGACGATTTGCAAAATGGATATTACACCAAACACAATTTCAAAGGGCTTCTTAGAGGCGATTGGAAAACGCAGTCTGAACATTTGCAGCGCATGGTAACTAGCGGCATTTACACGCCAGACGAAGCAAGATATTACGACGATATGGGGCCGCTACCGAAAGGTACTGGCAACAGGGCATACATGAACGGCACAATGACGCCTCTGGAATTAATCGACGAGGTAAAAACATCAAAAAGGAATGGAAACAAGGGTGCTTCCGCAGGAGTTCAGCGAGGTTAG
- a CDS encoding terminase large subunit: MINPISKLYDYVSGVESGEIVVCNYVKLAVQRFQNDLLAATEKGFLFDEEAAQKALDFFELLRFTKGKWKGKAFDLQPWQCFIVANIFGWKRLDDGNRRFTEVYVEICKKNGKTELAAAIGLIMLVIDEENTPEVYAAAATRDQAGICFKAAKSMARQSEYIRPELDILTYSLYCDYNEGTMSAVSHDADNTEGKHSSCVLFDEYHVHKTDDVKTSLRSGMAAREQPLFFTITTSGSNKQGPCYKYRGDCISILKGFYNRENLFTVIYTLDEGDDWEDPNMWRKANPNYGVSVRPQFLQEEYEKAKKNGREEVEFKTKHLDLWVDSDVTWLASELWAKGADPNIQIPADAVCYAAVDLGETSDFTAYSKYFPEYNFVTTRYYVPEDTAEYASRHGIDYKEWAEDEFLTLTPGCTTDYEWLKQDIYEDASNYDMRFISLDPWHSAMLKQDLENEMGTTYAAIRKEDGELVYDYHSKVQTFKQAAINMSPPTKLFEEMVMNTRLKHDGNPVSAWQLANVALHTDPIGNIRPDKKKSRDKIDGIVSKIMALGTYVKWHIGTENYANSGFTGII, encoded by the coding sequence ATGATTAACCCTATTTCCAAACTTTACGATTATGTTTCCGGTGTCGAGTCGGGGGAGATCGTTGTGTGCAATTATGTCAAGCTGGCGGTTCAGCGTTTTCAAAATGATTTATTGGCCGCGACAGAAAAAGGATTTTTATTTGATGAGGAAGCCGCACAAAAGGCACTCGATTTTTTTGAATTACTGCGTTTTACAAAAGGAAAGTGGAAAGGAAAGGCATTTGACTTGCAACCATGGCAATGTTTTATCGTTGCCAATATTTTTGGGTGGAAGCGGTTAGATGACGGAAACCGCAGGTTCACCGAGGTATACGTCGAGATCTGCAAGAAAAACGGGAAAACCGAGCTTGCTGCTGCAATCGGCCTTATCATGTTGGTGATTGACGAAGAGAACACGCCAGAAGTTTATGCCGCTGCGGCTACTAGGGATCAAGCCGGAATATGTTTTAAGGCTGCTAAATCAATGGCACGACAGTCTGAATATATTCGTCCAGAGCTCGATATACTCACTTACAGCCTATACTGCGATTATAATGAGGGAACTATGTCGGCTGTCTCTCACGACGCTGATAATACGGAAGGAAAGCATTCAAGTTGCGTCCTTTTTGATGAATATCACGTTCATAAAACTGACGATGTAAAGACTTCTCTCAGATCTGGGATGGCAGCCCGCGAGCAACCATTATTCTTTACTATAACCACATCAGGATCCAATAAACAGGGCCCTTGTTATAAATATCGAGGTGACTGTATTTCCATTCTCAAGGGCTTTTACAATCGTGAGAACCTGTTTACAGTAATTTACACACTTGACGAGGGCGATGACTGGGAGGATCCTAATATGTGGCGCAAAGCCAATCCAAATTATGGCGTTTCTGTAAGACCTCAGTTCCTGCAAGAAGAGTATGAAAAAGCTAAAAAGAACGGCCGGGAGGAGGTTGAATTCAAGACGAAACACCTTGATTTATGGGTTGACTCGGATGTGACATGGTTAGCTTCGGAATTGTGGGCAAAAGGTGCTGACCCGAATATCCAGATTCCAGCTGATGCGGTTTGTTACGCCGCCGTTGACCTTGGCGAAACCAGTGATTTTACCGCTTATTCAAAATATTTCCCAGAGTATAATTTTGTCACAACCAGATATTACGTGCCGGAAGATACAGCTGAATATGCATCACGGCATGGTATCGACTATAAAGAGTGGGCAGAAGATGAATTTTTAACGCTAACGCCAGGATGTACCACCGATTATGAATGGTTAAAGCAAGATATCTACGAGGATGCTTCAAATTATGATATGCGGTTTATTTCTCTTGACCCATGGCATTCAGCCATGCTTAAACAGGATTTAGAGAATGAAATGGGTACTACCTACGCGGCAATTCGAAAAGAGGACGGGGAGCTGGTCTATGACTATCACAGCAAGGTTCAAACGTTCAAGCAAGCGGCGATTAATATGAGCCCACCAACAAAACTTTTTGAAGAGATGGTTATGAATACCAGGCTAAAACATGATGGAAACCCGGTATCCGCCTGGCAACTTGCCAATGTCGCGCTCCACACCGACCCAATCGGCAATATCCGCCCAGATAAGAAGAAAAGCCGAGACAAAATCGATGGTATTGTTTCGAAAATAATGGCCCTGGGAACATATGTCAAATGGCATATAGGCACCGAGAATTATGCGAATAGTGGATTTACAGGAATAATTTAA
- a CDS encoding phage terminase small subunit P27 family codes for MPAGRKPKSTELLQAQGTYRKDRHKDRVKIVDELKKSPVDWLTDEEKEVWSKWYDYLQKNDVLKETDEVAFGLLCKTFVRVQKFGAELITTDDYISEHKSDVGAMVTKKDPKYEIMADSEKSLLRLLTEFGMTPASRAKVKAAVQAKKNPLQELRNRGKEQ; via the coding sequence ATGCCAGCTGGAAGAAAACCGAAAAGTACCGAACTGCTACAAGCACAAGGCACGTACCGCAAAGACCGGCACAAGGACCGGGTCAAGATAGTTGATGAACTCAAAAAATCGCCGGTTGATTGGTTGACCGATGAGGAAAAAGAGGTCTGGTCGAAATGGTACGACTATCTGCAAAAAAACGACGTACTCAAAGAAACGGACGAAGTGGCATTTGGCCTCCTGTGTAAAACCTTCGTAAGGGTTCAGAAATTTGGGGCGGAGCTTATTACTACTGACGACTACATATCCGAGCATAAATCTGATGTGGGCGCCATGGTGACCAAGAAAGATCCGAAATATGAAATCATGGCAGATTCCGAAAAAAGCTTGCTAAGGCTGCTAACAGAATTTGGAATGACTCCCGCCAGCAGAGCAAAGGTTAAAGCCGCAGTCCAAGCAAAGAAAAATCCATTGCAAGAATTAAGGAACCGCGGTAAGGAACAATGA
- a CDS encoding HNH endonuclease signature motif containing protein has translation MRRKQQSSLATRTKTEILKIRNCRLWRNHVRVQQLIDFPWCQKCYERAKLTPAQEVDHIIPLEEGGEAFDPKNLKSLCKRCHVIKSAEEARNRAKKKNKLNRTITLHQH, from the coding sequence GTGAGGCGAAAACAACAGTCATCGTTGGCTACCAGGACTAAGACGGAGATCCTTAAAATTCGGAATTGTAGGCTCTGGCGCAATCACGTACGGGTTCAACAATTAATCGATTTCCCCTGGTGTCAGAAATGCTACGAGAGGGCCAAACTGACACCCGCACAAGAAGTCGATCATATCATCCCTCTGGAAGAAGGAGGAGAGGCGTTTGATCCAAAGAACTTGAAGAGCCTGTGCAAGCGGTGCCATGTGATCAAAAGCGCAGAGGAAGCCAGGAATCGGGCAAAGAAAAAGAATAAACTAAATCGAACAATTACACTTCATCAGCATTAA
- a CDS encoding DUF4373 domain-containing protein, whose amino-acid sequence MARPIKEGLDYFPLDVDFFDDEKIEAISGEFGVIGELVAIKLLCAIYKNGYYIRWDTLMKMKIAKQLPGFDRVELDNLVDRLIEFAFFNEELYREHKILTSNGIQLRFKLASSRRKGKSELIYAVTNGSSTLVNVNNNSQSATRILDTSSNESTIDDSIEGEVNEEDSEAERVNVDNNPQLSVVNDDISTQSKVKESKVKESRLKKTKETTNISAFNPMDIDLPFRNEEFKDSWKDFCSMRQQKAEKNKKSGELTELATKRILNRLKKVAAPVAVEMLNRSIIKQHEDVYDLPEWELAKFSRTADPQNHASNELPEDVMLERERRKSQYENIIFSMPYLTGQRVDFPEIISVYHAQNGFYDELKVAEKFNPAKMDLPYDTHDFAEAWIKWIAHLSQSGRVFTQIAYSEQLELLGKEKSAAVAIAMISKAVSGGRNDLRPLYDDEKAKLFPVTRRYLNGLFPADSQGQMPDELPLPFQSEAFKIKWDKWNSHLLEKGKLPSNSTLEAQLDLLSKKSERVALKMIEKSIVAGHTSLFEFRKEEEEIIDPRLKLQQPKYRQKYSEYSDLPEEAWTEACQRGDYLTGLGQISPYTFPEELSYYHASQGNIRDLKPEYQDVRPYVSKNTFV is encoded by the coding sequence ATGGCGAGACCTATTAAAGAAGGATTAGATTATTTCCCGCTTGACGTTGATTTCTTTGATGACGAGAAAATTGAAGCCATTAGCGGTGAGTTCGGAGTTATTGGGGAGCTTGTCGCGATCAAGTTACTTTGCGCTATCTATAAAAATGGCTATTACATTAGGTGGGATACCCTGATGAAGATGAAGATAGCCAAGCAGCTACCCGGGTTTGATCGTGTCGAACTTGATAATTTGGTTGACCGCCTAATTGAATTTGCCTTTTTCAACGAGGAACTATATCGTGAACATAAGATTCTAACAAGCAACGGAATTCAACTTAGATTTAAGCTGGCAAGTTCCCGCAGAAAAGGCAAATCTGAACTTATCTACGCTGTCACTAATGGAAGCTCAACACTAGTTAATGTAAACAATAACTCACAGTCAGCGACCCGCATTTTAGACACCAGTTCCAATGAATCGACAATTGACGACTCTATAGAAGGGGAAGTAAATGAAGAAGATTCGGAAGCGGAGCGAGTTAATGTTGACAATAACCCTCAGTTAAGTGTAGTTAATGACGACATTAGTACACAAAGTAAAGTAAAGGAAAGTAAAGTAAAGGAAAGTAGATTAAAGAAGACAAAAGAAACTACTAATATAAGCGCCTTTAATCCAATGGATATTGACCTTCCTTTCAGGAATGAAGAGTTCAAAGATTCATGGAAAGACTTCTGTTCTATGAGACAACAAAAGGCGGAAAAAAACAAAAAGAGCGGTGAACTGACAGAGTTAGCGACTAAGAGAATCCTTAATAGATTAAAGAAAGTTGCGGCGCCTGTCGCTGTTGAAATGCTGAATCGCTCGATAATAAAGCAGCATGAGGACGTCTACGACCTTCCTGAGTGGGAATTAGCAAAATTCAGTAGGACGGCAGATCCACAAAATCATGCAAGTAACGAGTTGCCTGAAGACGTGATGCTTGAACGTGAGCGTAGGAAAAGCCAATACGAAAACATAATATTCTCAATGCCATACCTAACCGGTCAAAGAGTTGATTTCCCTGAGATAATTTCAGTTTATCACGCCCAAAATGGATTTTACGATGAGCTCAAAGTAGCAGAGAAATTTAATCCTGCGAAGATGGACTTACCGTATGATACGCACGATTTCGCTGAGGCATGGATTAAATGGATCGCCCATTTAAGTCAATCAGGAAGAGTTTTTACACAGATAGCCTATTCAGAGCAACTTGAATTACTAGGCAAAGAAAAGAGCGCAGCGGTCGCAATAGCGATGATAAGTAAGGCTGTTTCAGGTGGGCGAAACGACCTTCGCCCACTCTATGATGATGAAAAAGCGAAACTATTTCCGGTGACCCGCCGCTACTTGAATGGGCTATTTCCCGCAGACTCCCAAGGTCAAATGCCTGACGAATTACCACTTCCCTTTCAGTCTGAGGCATTCAAGATCAAATGGGATAAGTGGAACTCTCATTTGCTTGAAAAGGGAAAATTGCCGTCTAATTCCACTTTGGAAGCCCAACTCGACTTATTGAGCAAGAAAAGCGAAAGGGTGGCCCTCAAAATGATTGAGAAATCAATTGTCGCCGGTCACACTTCATTGTTTGAATTCAGAAAGGAGGAAGAAGAGATCATTGACCCAAGGCTAAAATTACAGCAACCAAAATATCGCCAAAAGTATTCTGAATATTCCGACTTGCCCGAAGAGGCGTGGACTGAGGCTTGCCAGCGCGGCGACTATCTAACAGGATTGGGTCAAATAAGCCCATACACATTCCCTGAGGAGCTATCATACTATCACGCATCTCAGGGAAATATCAGAGATTTAAAACCGGAATATCAGGATGTTCGACCATACGTAAGTAAAAATACTTTCGTGTAA